From a single Fulvivirga ulvae genomic region:
- a CDS encoding dicarboxylate/amino acid:cation symporter, with protein sequence MKNLPLHIKIIIGLVAGIIWAFISSYLGWNEFTINWIDPLGQIFIKLLKFIAVPLVLFSIIGGVSSLSDMSKLGRLGAKTLSLYLLTTVIAVGIGLVLVNLIKPGTFTDEAQRVKNRISYEKWVQDTPGVPQPKDGRHFLTDPQYRPLVEEVTSAKELENIDEKSAGVEDKMAAAEKTKETSPLQFLVDIVPDNIVGAISDNGAMLQVIFFAIFFGITLALLPGEKAKPVIDFVNSVNEAFLKMVDLIMKIAPYFVFALLAGVIAKMADTPREVFEIFKGLGSYSVTLVIGLFFMVFVFYPVIITIFIKKLSYREFFKNISPAQFLAFSTSSSAATLPVTMECIEENMGVSKNISSFVLPIGATVNMDGTSLYQAVAVIFMAQLHMVDLSLGQQLTIVLTATLASIGSAAVPSAGLVMMIIVLQSVGLNPAWIAIIFPVDRILDMCRTVVNVTGDATVSTLIAKSEGELPKYS encoded by the coding sequence ATGAAGAATTTACCCCTACACATAAAAATTATCATTGGTCTGGTGGCCGGTATTATCTGGGCTTTTATCTCCAGTTATCTGGGCTGGAATGAATTCACCATTAATTGGATAGACCCACTTGGCCAAATATTTATTAAGCTTCTTAAGTTTATAGCCGTTCCCTTGGTATTATTTTCCATCATCGGAGGTGTATCCAGCCTGAGCGATATGTCAAAGCTGGGAAGGCTGGGTGCGAAAACACTCAGTTTGTACCTGTTGACTACCGTTATAGCTGTTGGCATCGGCTTGGTACTGGTAAACCTCATTAAGCCAGGCACATTTACTGACGAAGCTCAAAGGGTAAAAAACAGGATATCTTATGAAAAATGGGTCCAGGACACGCCGGGTGTTCCCCAACCTAAAGATGGGAGGCATTTCCTTACAGATCCCCAGTACAGGCCTCTGGTCGAAGAAGTAACCAGTGCCAAAGAGCTCGAAAACATTGACGAAAAGAGTGCCGGTGTTGAAGATAAAATGGCTGCAGCTGAAAAAACCAAAGAGACCAGCCCTTTACAGTTTCTGGTAGATATCGTTCCGGACAATATAGTAGGCGCCATATCAGATAATGGAGCTATGTTACAGGTGATATTTTTTGCCATCTTTTTTGGTATAACTCTGGCACTCCTGCCGGGTGAAAAAGCCAAACCGGTAATTGACTTTGTTAATTCGGTAAATGAGGCTTTCCTGAAAATGGTCGACCTCATTATGAAGATTGCTCCATATTTCGTTTTTGCGCTTCTGGCAGGTGTAATTGCTAAAATGGCAGATACTCCAAGGGAGGTGTTCGAGATTTTTAAAGGTCTCGGGTCATACTCCGTTACTCTGGTTATTGGCCTCTTCTTTATGGTCTTTGTATTCTATCCGGTTATCATAACAATATTCATCAAAAAACTAAGCTACAGGGAGTTCTTTAAGAACATCAGCCCTGCTCAATTTCTCGCTTTCTCTACCAGTTCAAGTGCAGCCACTCTCCCTGTAACTATGGAATGCATAGAAGAAAACATGGGTGTATCTAAAAACATAAGCAGCTTTGTGCTCCCCATTGGCGCTACGGTAAACATGGATGGAACCAGCTTATACCAGGCAGTAGCAGTTATATTCATGGCACAATTGCATATGGTGGACCTTTCTCTTGGCCAGCAGTTGACCATTGTGCTTACGGCAACATTGGCATCCATTGGTTCTGCTGCGGTACCTAGCGCAGGGCTGGTAATGATGATCATTGTACTACAATCTGTTGGGTTAAACCCGGCATGGATTGCAATCATTTTCCCTGTAGACAGGATACTTGACATGTGCAGAACAGTGGTAAATGTTACCGGTGATGCCACAGTATCTACACTTATTGCGAAATCAGAAGGAGAGCTACCGAAATACAGTTGA
- the aroC gene encoding chorismate synthase, which produces MGNSYGTLFKISTFGESHGKALGVIIDGCPAGLDINEDFIQQELNRRKPGQSKITTQRKEDDTFEILSGVFEGKATGTPICIVIHNKDAKSKDYSHIADKYRPSHADYTYDVKYGVRDYRGGGRSSARETAARVAAGAVAKMMLEKQGINISAYVSQVGDIKCPDYPSLDLSQTESNIVRCPHAETADQMISLIDEIRKSQDTIGGIVTCVIKNTPAGLGEPVFDRLHAELGKAMLSINAVKGFEYGSGFEGVKMRGSEHNDAFYKEGDKTKTRTNYSGGIQGGISNGEDIYFNVAFKPVATIMQDQESINAQGEAVTVSGKGRHDPCVVPRAVPIVEAMAALVIADFYLINQTAKLRD; this is translated from the coding sequence TTGGGAAATTCTTACGGCACCTTATTTAAAATATCCACTTTCGGGGAATCTCATGGCAAGGCACTCGGGGTCATCATAGATGGCTGCCCTGCCGGATTGGATATTAACGAAGACTTCATTCAGCAGGAGCTGAACAGAAGGAAACCCGGACAATCCAAGATCACGACGCAAAGGAAGGAAGATGACACTTTCGAAATTCTCTCCGGTGTTTTTGAAGGGAAGGCAACAGGTACACCTATCTGTATTGTAATCCATAATAAGGACGCAAAAAGCAAAGATTACTCCCACATAGCTGATAAATACAGGCCATCGCACGCAGACTACACCTATGATGTGAAGTATGGTGTGAGAGATTATCGTGGAGGCGGCAGGAGCAGTGCCAGGGAAACTGCAGCGCGTGTAGCTGCCGGTGCCGTTGCCAAGATGATGCTGGAAAAACAAGGTATTAATATCTCGGCTTACGTTTCCCAGGTTGGGGACATCAAATGCCCGGATTATCCTTCATTGGACCTCAGCCAAACCGAAAGCAATATAGTCCGTTGCCCTCATGCTGAGACAGCCGATCAGATGATCAGCCTGATCGACGAGATCAGGAAAAGCCAGGATACTATTGGCGGCATTGTCACCTGTGTAATTAAAAACACTCCGGCAGGACTTGGTGAGCCTGTTTTTGACAGGCTCCATGCCGAATTGGGCAAAGCTATGCTCAGCATAAATGCCGTAAAGGGTTTTGAGTATGGCAGCGGGTTTGAAGGTGTGAAAATGCGTGGCTCGGAGCATAATGACGCATTTTATAAAGAGGGCGACAAAACAAAAACCAGAACTAACTATTCCGGAGGTATTCAGGGTGGTATTTCCAATGGAGAAGACATATATTTCAATGTAGCATTTAAGCCGGTGGCAACTATCATGCAGGATCAGGAGAGTATAAACGCTCAGGGTGAGGCTGTTACGGTTAGCGGCAAAGGCAGACACGACCCTTGCGTAGTACCGAGAGCCGTACCTATAGTAGAAGCCATGGCCGCCCTGGTAATCGCTGATTTTTATTTGATAAACCAAACGGCTAAATTGCGCGACTAA
- a CDS encoding BatD family protein produces the protein MGLIYRSLRFSLLILVTAFAGQSLQAQEISITLGPDEIGENQAWTITITASNERLKSYGDFPEIEGFRMRGTSSSSSTQIINGQISSSQSVTMTYAPTGQGTFTIDPFQIKINDKMYSSPGKSVKVGPPAERQQRNDPFRSFFDHDPADSFFGRDEKTEFVDIKEDAFLALTTDKQSAYVGEGVTTTLSFYVADNNRAPLQFHDLGKQLSDVLKKIRPENAWEENFNIENINGEPISINGKRYTQYKIYQGVFYPLNAEDIRFPSVGLEMIKYKVAKNPSFFGQNRKEDFKTFYSKPKTVRVKELPPHPLREQVAVGDYLLDERISSGELETGQSFSYQFNVYGEGNISAINEPKVDSDENFDFYDPNINQNINRRNNHVTGSKSFSYFGIPKEPGQYNLKDYFKWIFFNPKTQKYDTLMSSQRVTVTGESKKNESIQSNDLGSFYDRIEGGNNQLKSTDSFEWIKIFANILILTMLATTAIIIFKK, from the coding sequence ATGGGTTTGATATACAGAAGCTTACGATTTTCTCTGTTGATCCTGGTCACGGCTTTTGCCGGCCAATCGCTTCAGGCACAGGAAATAAGTATTACTTTAGGTCCGGATGAGATTGGAGAAAACCAGGCCTGGACAATCACAATTACTGCTTCCAACGAGAGACTGAAAAGCTACGGCGATTTTCCTGAAATTGAAGGATTCCGTATGCGTGGTACGTCATCATCATCCAGCACGCAGATCATCAACGGCCAGATCTCTTCGTCGCAGAGTGTGACTATGACTTATGCCCCAACAGGCCAGGGTACTTTTACCATAGATCCATTTCAGATCAAGATTAACGATAAAATGTACAGCTCTCCAGGCAAAAGTGTAAAAGTAGGCCCACCGGCAGAAAGGCAACAAAGGAATGATCCTTTCAGAAGCTTTTTTGATCATGACCCTGCAGACAGCTTTTTTGGCAGAGACGAAAAAACCGAGTTTGTAGACATTAAAGAAGACGCTTTTTTAGCGCTTACAACGGATAAACAGAGTGCATATGTTGGCGAGGGTGTCACCACTACGCTTTCTTTTTATGTGGCTGATAACAATCGCGCTCCTCTCCAGTTTCACGACCTGGGAAAACAGCTTTCGGATGTATTGAAAAAGATTCGGCCTGAGAATGCCTGGGAGGAGAATTTCAACATTGAGAATATTAACGGTGAGCCTATATCCATTAATGGCAAACGCTATACGCAATATAAGATTTATCAGGGGGTGTTCTATCCTCTGAATGCAGAGGATATCAGGTTCCCTTCTGTGGGTCTTGAAATGATTAAATATAAAGTAGCTAAAAACCCGTCATTTTTTGGCCAGAACCGTAAAGAAGATTTTAAGACTTTCTATAGCAAGCCCAAAACTGTGCGGGTAAAAGAGCTGCCTCCTCATCCCCTCAGGGAGCAGGTGGCTGTAGGCGATTACCTCCTCGATGAAAGAATAAGCTCCGGCGAGCTGGAGACAGGCCAGAGTTTCTCGTACCAATTCAATGTATATGGAGAAGGTAATATTTCGGCTATCAATGAGCCAAAGGTAGATAGTGATGAAAACTTTGATTTCTATGATCCGAACATCAATCAAAACATTAACCGTCGAAATAATCACGTGACAGGCTCAAAGTCATTCAGCTATTTTGGCATTCCGAAAGAACCTGGACAGTATAATTTAAAGGATTATTTCAAGTGGATCTTCTTCAACCCCAAAACCCAAAAGTATGACACTTTGATGTCATCACAGAGAGTAACGGTTACTGGTGAAAGTAAAAAGAATGAATCTATCCAGTCCAATGACCTGGGGTCATTTTATGACAGAATAGAAGGGGGGAACAATCAATTAAAAAGTACCGACAGCTTTGAATGGATTAAAATCTTTGCCAACATTTTAATTTTAACTATGTTAGCGACCACAGCAATCATCATTTTTAAGAAATAA
- the queG gene encoding tRNA epoxyqueuosine(34) reductase QueG, translated as MNTSKNTALIKNKARELGFMYCGIAKAQFLEEEAPRLEKWLNQGMHGKMGYLENHFEMRLDPTKLVPGAKSVVTLLYNYYPQQDLAKDGSYKIAKYAYGKDYHFVIKDKLKDFMSAIHEEIGEVDGRVFVDSAPVMERTWAQRAGAGWIGKNSLLLNKQSGSFFFLAELILDLELDHDGPVKDYCGTCTACMDNCPTDAIPEPYVVDGSKCISYLTIELKESIPDEFKGKFENWAFGCDICQDVCPWNRFSKPHHEPAFEPHEQLISMNKKDWEDLTHEVFSEIFRKSAVKRTKFEGLKRNISFAKNSERSSD; from the coding sequence ATGAATACTTCAAAAAATACTGCACTAATAAAAAATAAAGCTCGAGAACTGGGCTTTATGTATTGCGGTATAGCCAAAGCTCAGTTTTTAGAAGAGGAAGCCCCACGGCTGGAGAAATGGCTCAACCAGGGCATGCATGGCAAAATGGGCTATTTGGAAAACCACTTCGAGATGCGGTTAGACCCCACAAAATTGGTTCCCGGTGCAAAGTCTGTAGTAACTCTCCTCTACAACTACTATCCGCAGCAGGATCTCGCTAAAGATGGTTCTTACAAAATCGCCAAGTATGCGTATGGCAAAGATTATCACTTCGTGATCAAAGATAAGTTAAAGGATTTCATGTCTGCCATACATGAAGAAATCGGTGAGGTTGATGGGCGTGTGTTTGTGGACTCAGCCCCTGTAATGGAGCGTACCTGGGCACAACGGGCGGGAGCAGGCTGGATCGGTAAAAACAGCCTTTTACTTAACAAGCAAAGTGGTAGTTTCTTTTTCCTTGCAGAACTGATTCTGGATTTGGAATTGGACCACGATGGGCCGGTTAAAGATTATTGTGGCACCTGCACGGCCTGTATGGACAACTGCCCTACGGATGCCATTCCTGAACCTTACGTGGTAGATGGGAGCAAATGTATATCTTACCTGACAATAGAGCTCAAAGAGTCAATACCGGATGAGTTTAAAGGAAAGTTTGAGAACTGGGCATTTGGCTGTGACATCTGCCAGGATGTATGCCCCTGGAACCGGTTTTCAAAGCCTCATCATGAGCCGGCTTTTGAACCGCACGAGCAATTGATATCGATGAATAAAAAGGATTGGGAAGACCTGACACATGAGGTTTTCAGCGAAATATTCAGAAAGTCAGCAGTAAAAAGAACCAAGTTTGAAGGATTGAAAAGGAACATTTCTTTTGCCAAAAATTCGGAGCGCTCCAGTGATTGA
- the ruvB gene encoding Holliday junction branch migration DNA helicase RuvB, with amino-acid sequence MREDYLSGDGEGLSPAEKEIEKALRPLSFSDFTGQSKVVENIKIFVRAAQKRGESLDHVLLHGPPGLGKTTLSHIIANELETNIKITSGPILDKPSDLAGLLTNLEDHDVLFIDEIHRLNPIVEEYLYSAMEDFKIDIMLDSGPSARTVQISLAPFTLIGATTRAGLLTSPLRARFGINARLEYYDADLLATIVQRSCDILKSPITTEAAYEIARRSRGTPRIANNLLRRTRDFAQIKGDGTITMEIAQMALKALDVDEHGLDEMDNRILSTIIEKFKGGPVGLSTIATACGDEAETIEEVYEPFLIQEGYIKRTSRGREATELAYKHLKIVPPGRARGLFD; translated from the coding sequence ATGCGAGAAGATTATTTAAGCGGAGACGGAGAAGGCTTAAGCCCGGCTGAAAAGGAGATAGAAAAAGCATTAAGGCCATTGAGCTTTAGTGACTTTACGGGCCAGAGCAAAGTGGTGGAGAATATTAAAATATTTGTGAGGGCGGCTCAGAAAAGAGGGGAATCACTCGACCATGTTTTACTACATGGCCCTCCGGGACTGGGAAAAACTACTCTTTCGCATATTATAGCAAACGAACTGGAAACAAATATCAAGATCACTTCCGGCCCTATTTTGGACAAACCCAGTGACCTGGCCGGATTACTTACTAACCTGGAAGATCATGATGTGCTTTTCATTGATGAGATCCACCGGCTAAACCCCATCGTGGAGGAATATTTGTATTCAGCCATGGAGGATTTTAAAATCGATATCATGCTGGATTCGGGACCAAGTGCCCGTACAGTACAAATATCCCTGGCTCCTTTTACCTTAATAGGCGCTACTACCCGTGCCGGATTATTGACCAGTCCGCTCAGGGCACGCTTTGGGATCAACGCCAGGCTGGAATATTATGACGCTGACCTGCTTGCCACTATTGTTCAGCGCTCATGTGATATATTGAAGTCTCCTATTACTACGGAAGCTGCCTACGAAATAGCACGCAGGAGCCGGGGCACCCCCAGGATAGCCAACAACCTTTTAAGAAGGACCCGTGACTTTGCTCAAATCAAAGGCGACGGCACTATCACCATGGAAATAGCGCAGATGGCATTAAAAGCCCTTGATGTAGATGAGCATGGCCTGGACGAAATGGACAATCGCATTCTGTCTACGATCATAGAAAAATTCAAAGGTGGCCCGGTAGGCTTGTCAACCATTGCTACGGCTTGTGGGGATGAGGCAGAGACTATTGAAGAAGTTTACGAACCTTTTTTGATCCAGGAGGGATATATCAAAAGGACATCAAGAGGACGTGAGGCAACAGAGCTGGCTTATAAGCATCTCAAAATAGTACCTCCAGGGAGAGCCCGAGGCCTTTTTGATTAA
- a CDS encoding FAD:protein FMN transferase, protein MSLRYKNIIYSVVLVSAVFLVWKYRQSQQVPMAHFSGKTMGPITYNVTYFDEQKRDFSKQVDSLLKSFNKALSTYIVDSEISEFNRDTAFKFDSPYFEPVLVNSKKVYDLTGGAFDPTVMPLVNAWGFGPDKQMKYDSAYIDSLMQFVGFDKVEFDREMVMKTDPRVQLDFSASAKGYGVDIVADYLEDKGIENMLVEIGGEVVAKGKNLQTGKLWNIGVLDPDSDQISQFYTATVAIENRAMATSGNYFNYYVVDGVKYSHTISPFTGFPIRHPLLSASVFAGDCMTADALATAFMVLGHEKAIEILEANPELDGYLIYSDAAGNRKAYATAGIKPHIKEVE, encoded by the coding sequence ATGAGTCTTCGCTATAAAAATATTATTTACTCAGTGGTGCTGGTATCGGCTGTGTTTCTGGTTTGGAAATACCGTCAGTCTCAGCAGGTGCCCATGGCTCATTTCTCTGGCAAAACCATGGGGCCTATAACCTACAACGTCACCTATTTTGATGAGCAGAAAAGGGATTTCAGCAAGCAGGTAGATTCTTTATTAAAAAGCTTTAATAAAGCGTTGAGTACTTATATAGTCGATTCTGAAATATCAGAGTTTAACAGGGATACGGCCTTTAAATTTGACAGTCCTTATTTTGAGCCGGTGCTGGTTAATAGTAAAAAAGTATATGATCTTACCGGAGGAGCCTTTGATCCAACCGTGATGCCATTGGTCAATGCGTGGGGGTTTGGGCCTGACAAACAAATGAAGTATGACAGTGCTTATATAGACTCGCTGATGCAGTTTGTGGGGTTTGATAAGGTAGAGTTTGACAGGGAGATGGTGATGAAAACAGATCCACGTGTGCAACTTGACTTCAGTGCTTCTGCAAAAGGCTATGGGGTGGATATTGTAGCCGACTATCTTGAAGACAAAGGTATTGAAAACATGCTTGTGGAAATAGGTGGGGAAGTGGTGGCCAAAGGTAAAAATCTCCAAACCGGAAAATTATGGAATATAGGTGTTCTCGATCCGGATTCTGATCAGATCAGCCAGTTTTATACCGCTACGGTAGCTATTGAAAACCGGGCAATGGCAACTTCGGGTAATTACTTTAATTATTATGTGGTTGATGGAGTTAAATATTCTCACACTATCAGTCCATTTACTGGTTTCCCAATCAGGCACCCGTTGCTGAGTGCGTCAGTTTTTGCCGGGGATTGTATGACGGCCGATGCACTGGCCACGGCGTTTATGGTACTCGGGCATGAAAAAGCAATTGAAATACTGGAAGCTAACCCTGAATTGGACGGATACTTAATATATAGTGATGCTGCCGGCAACAGAAAGGCTTATGCTACGGCAGGTATTAAGCCTCACATAAAAGAAGTGGAATAA
- a CDS encoding class I SAM-dependent methyltransferase, translating into MTAIKEWFGQWFDSPYYHILYKHRDHDEAKEFIDNLVEYFHFSKDHKLLDLACGKGRHSIYLNQKGFDVVGVDLSAQNIEHARQYENDRLHFFIQDMRHDFAENEFDFVLNMFTSFGYFDSDEENAQAIQVAADALKPDGKLLIDFLNPYKVVHNLVPSEEKTIEGITFQITKQFSEDGYILKDIRFEDNGHKYHYQEKVKAIRRVEFLSYFKRASLQLIEIFGDYHFNAYDPEHSERMIFVVKK; encoded by the coding sequence ATGACAGCAATAAAGGAATGGTTTGGGCAGTGGTTTGATTCGCCGTATTATCATATTTTATATAAACACAGAGACCATGATGAAGCCAAGGAGTTTATCGACAATCTGGTAGAATACTTTCATTTCTCCAAAGACCATAAGCTCCTCGATCTTGCCTGTGGCAAAGGGCGACACTCCATTTACCTCAATCAGAAAGGGTTTGATGTGGTGGGGGTAGATCTGTCGGCGCAGAACATTGAGCATGCCAGACAGTATGAAAACGACAGGCTGCATTTCTTTATTCAGGACATGCGGCATGATTTTGCCGAAAATGAGTTTGACTTTGTTCTGAATATGTTTACCAGTTTCGGGTATTTTGATTCAGATGAGGAGAATGCTCAGGCCATTCAGGTTGCGGCCGATGCTCTGAAACCTGACGGGAAGCTGCTCATTGATTTTTTGAATCCGTATAAAGTGGTTCATAACCTGGTACCTTCAGAAGAAAAGACGATTGAAGGTATTACCTTTCAGATAACAAAGCAATTTAGTGAAGATGGTTATATCCTCAAGGATATTCGATTTGAAGACAACGGTCATAAGTACCATTATCAGGAGAAAGTAAAAGCCATCAGGCGTGTAGAGTTTTTGAGCTACTTCAAAAGAGCCAGTTTGCAACTCATAGAGATTTTTGGGGACTACCACTTCAATGCCTACGATCCTGAGCACTCTGAAAGGATGATATTTGTAGTGAAAAAATAG
- a CDS encoding ZIP family metal transporter — MLFNLLILFFVALLAGLSTFLIPGIKDKKYKLVLVFAGAYLFAVTIIHILPELFSRAENPTKIGLFILVGFFLQQVLEYFTSGVEHGHVHKHNEGHEHKASSAILVLFGLSVHAFLEGSLLAHPSALHEHHESNSLLFGILLHKAPAAFALMSILMCQVKKRNLAVLFLVLFSLASPLGLLIGDYYVENNMLSNEAFTILFAIVSGNFLHISTTIVFESSVDHHFNAKKLGVGILGSLVAVSAEYFF, encoded by the coding sequence ATGCTTTTTAATCTTCTGATCCTATTTTTTGTAGCCTTACTGGCCGGATTGTCCACATTTTTGATTCCGGGAATAAAGGATAAAAAATATAAACTGGTTTTGGTGTTTGCGGGGGCATACTTGTTTGCCGTTACCATCATCCATATCCTGCCTGAGCTATTCTCAAGGGCAGAAAATCCCACAAAGATTGGTCTTTTCATTCTTGTAGGCTTTTTCCTTCAGCAAGTGCTGGAGTACTTCACCTCTGGCGTAGAGCACGGCCATGTGCATAAGCATAATGAAGGACATGAACATAAGGCAAGTTCAGCTATCTTAGTGCTTTTCGGATTGTCGGTACATGCATTTTTAGAAGGTTCATTGCTGGCCCATCCGAGTGCATTGCATGAGCATCATGAGTCAAATTCATTGCTATTTGGAATTTTGCTTCATAAAGCGCCTGCTGCATTTGCCTTGATGTCTATTCTGATGTGTCAGGTGAAAAAGAGGAACCTGGCTGTATTATTCCTCGTATTATTTTCCCTTGCATCGCCGCTGGGTCTGTTGATAGGCGACTATTATGTAGAGAACAACATGCTTTCCAACGAAGCGTTTACCATCCTTTTTGCCATTGTGAGCGGTAACTTCCTGCATATCTCCACTACTATTGTTTTTGAAAGCAGTGTCGATCATCATTTTAATGCTAAGAAACTGGGGGTTGGTATACTAGGTTCTCTAGTGGCTGTTTCTGCTGAGTATTTCTTTTAG
- the aceA gene encoding isocitrate lyase, whose translation MNNADQIENLYSDWMSNPRWKGVTRPYIPEDVLRLRGSVNIEYTLARLGAEKLWKRLTTQPFTAGLGALTGNQAVQEVAAGLEAIYLSGWQVAADANLAGQMYPDQSLYPADSVPNVVKRINNALMRRDQIQSVTGESDIDWMVPIIADAEAGFGGNLNAFELMKAMIEAGAAGVHFEDQLSSAKKCGHLGGKVLVPTQEAINKLVAARLAADVMGTPTLLIARTDAEAANLITSDVDGRDHKFLTGQKTSEGFFHVKNGLEQGIDRALSYAPYADLLWMETSNPDLGMASEFAQGVKEKYPDQMLAYNCSPSFNWAAKLSVKEMESFRENLAEMGYKFQFITLAGFHALNTAMFELSKAYKERGMAGYSELQEREFALQQHGFNAVKHQAFVGTQYFDTVQNIVQQGNSSTTAMKGSTEEDQFETAKKAS comes from the coding sequence ATGAATAACGCAGATCAAATAGAGAACCTATACAGCGACTGGATGTCGAACCCAAGATGGAAAGGTGTAACAAGGCCCTACATTCCTGAAGATGTATTGCGCTTAAGAGGTTCAGTAAATATAGAATATACGTTGGCGAGGCTGGGAGCAGAGAAGCTCTGGAAAAGGCTTACTACCCAGCCTTTTACCGCCGGTCTTGGAGCGCTGACGGGCAACCAGGCTGTACAGGAAGTTGCTGCCGGTCTTGAAGCCATTTACCTGAGCGGCTGGCAAGTGGCGGCTGATGCCAACCTGGCCGGTCAGATGTACCCGGATCAATCCCTTTACCCGGCGGATTCCGTGCCCAACGTGGTAAAAAGGATCAACAATGCCCTGATGAGGAGAGACCAGATCCAAAGCGTAACCGGCGAATCCGATATAGACTGGATGGTACCGATCATTGCAGATGCTGAGGCTGGTTTTGGAGGCAACCTCAATGCCTTTGAACTGATGAAAGCCATGATTGAAGCTGGTGCAGCAGGTGTTCACTTTGAAGATCAGCTTTCCTCAGCAAAAAAATGCGGACACCTTGGCGGTAAAGTACTGGTTCCTACTCAGGAAGCGATCAATAAACTGGTTGCCGCACGTTTGGCTGCCGATGTGATGGGTACACCTACATTACTCATAGCCCGAACCGATGCAGAGGCGGCCAATCTGATCACCTCTGATGTAGACGGCAGAGATCACAAGTTCCTGACCGGACAGAAAACCTCCGAAGGGTTCTTCCATGTTAAGAACGGACTGGAGCAAGGCATTGACCGCGCGTTGAGCTATGCACCTTATGCTGACCTGCTTTGGATGGAAACTTCCAATCCTGATCTGGGCATGGCAAGCGAATTTGCACAAGGCGTGAAGGAGAAGTACCCTGATCAAATGCTGGCTTATAACTGCTCTCCTTCATTTAACTGGGCAGCCAAACTAAGCGTGAAAGAGATGGAATCGTTCAGGGAAAACCTTGCAGAAATGGGTTATAAATTCCAGTTCATTACTCTGGCAGGTTTCCATGCCCTGAATACAGCGATGTTTGAGCTATCCAAGGCATACAAAGAAAGAGGTATGGCCGGTTACTCCGAGCTGCAGGAAAGAGAGTTTGCATTGCAACAGCACGGTTTCAATGCTGTAAAACACCAGGCCTTTGTTGGTACTCAGTATTTTGATACTGTTCAGAATATTGTGCAACAAGGCAACTCTTCCACCACTGCCATGAAAGGCAGCACCGAAGAGGACCAGTTTGAAACTGCAAAAAAAGCAAGTTAA